One stretch of Zerene cesonia ecotype Mississippi chromosome 20, Zerene_cesonia_1.1, whole genome shotgun sequence DNA includes these proteins:
- the LOC119835157 gene encoding sugar transporter SWEET1 — translation MYLSDIKEIIESLAVVTTICQFLSGILVCKQYIANRTTGEASPLPFTCGMFSCSLWLLYGLTKDDGNMILVNLVGVILMVSYTTVFYIYTFKKSLVLRQAYTAIGFCIFAVGYVNVEEDNEVLLSRLGLSACTLTLLTVASPMSKLMYVIRTKSTECLPFPMILMSFLVSSLWFFYGIIEEDVYLTIPNFIGAALALAQLSLFILYPSKPSSPLLPRST, via the exons aTGTATTTATCCgacataaaagaaattatagaGAGCCTGGCTGTTGTAACTACTATTTGTCAATTTTTATCGGGCAT CTTGGTATGCAAGCAATATATTGCTAATCGCACTACCGGAGAAGCTTCACCATTGCCGTTCACTTGTGGCATGTTCTC ATGTAGCCTATGGCTTTTATATGGACTTACAAAGGATGATGGGAATATGATACTAGTCAATTTAGTTGGAGTTATACTTATGGTCTCATACACAactgtgttttatatatatacttttaagaAGTCCTTAGTTTTGCGGCAGGCATATACAGCGATAGGATTCTGTATTTTTGCTGTTGGCTATGTTAATGTTGAAGAGGATAATGAAGTATTATTAAGTCGTCTTG GTCTCAGTGCTTGTACATTGACTTTATTAACTGTTGCTTCACCAATGAGCAAACTGATGTATGTAATAAGAACAAAAAGCACTGAATGCTTACCATTTCCCATGATATTGATGTCATTTCTGGTGTCAAGTTTGTGGTTCTTCTATGGTATTATTGAAGAAGATGTCTATCTTACT AttccaaattttattggtGCTGCTCTGGCATTGGCACAACTGTcgctgtttatattatatccgAGCAAGCCATCATCACCTCTATTACCAAGGTCAACTTAA
- the LOC119835156 gene encoding uncharacterized protein LOC119835156, producing MLHIMRYSLTKKIRVRVILSCIFTLCWVILTLIKYTNIHGALQTVLPCSIKTPCNDTVRIVQEHYKGTENFLINTPGCFIPNYAKSLNFKEAKIINKSCGVRAVFLNKLSNDYVRVTIDEAKFKLYSKNRSDYDCCYQFITPEVVSGREDYTKIRYTNCESFQNGIQIQLKEEMIAINCAIFKPHKEIIYRDVYILVKKRNITKSNKSNNPWNVMVLGMDTMSRGRFISSMPTTAKYLQTHHWLDFRGFQKVGYNTFPNVMALMTGKNTSEVHRLCKHGMDKCNDVMLWSHFKKAGYYTATGEEFLRLPDTFTKYHNFRTPPTDHYIRPFFLAGETMSGNFICAKKQPSAKHMLEYASDFANSYVKDNFFSMFWMNSFSHNLENIPSLIDEDMEEFFKTMNRSGVLNNTFVFFLSDHGIRYGRMRLLYESYYEERLPMLYVWVPFTFRDTYTEMYNNLIRNQNRLITPYDVYVTMLSILEVSQKKFLANSEACPKCSSMFNELSPYRTCSDVNVSEKWCSCHDIIESKKDNPIVLRALKIAIDDIQNKVKTIKTKHCAECQNLKLKRFVRAHEYKKSENKTIFILAFTLTPGEVSYEADIEYSDDQLSVINSTETISTYNTRGYCVKNPTDRAYCVCKKLLHC from the exons atgttacatattat GCGTTATTCTCTGACTAAAAAAATTCGTGTTCGAGTAATTTTATCTTGCATATTTACGCTATGTTGGGTTATACTAACATTGATTAAATACACGAATATTCATGGTGCATTACAAACAGTTCTACCCTGTAGTATCAAAACCCCATGCAACGATACAGTACGTATCGTACAAGAACATTACAAgg GAacagaaaactttttaataaacacaccAGGATGTTTTATACCCAACTACGCGAAATCACTGAATTTCAAAGaagctaaaataattaataaatcgtgtGGAGTGAGAGCTGTATTCTTAAACAAACTATCAAACGATTACGTAAGAGTCACCATAGACGAGGCAAAATTTAAACTGTATAGTAAAAATAGAAGTGATTACGACTGTTGCTACCAATTCATAACTCCTGAAGTGGTATCAGGAAGAGAAgattacacaaaaataag gtataCGAATTGCGAATCGTTTCAAAATGGAATTCAAATACAACTTAAAGAAGAAATGATAGCAATAAATTGTGCCATATTTAAGCCTcacaaagaaattatatacagAGATGTTTACATTCTAGTCAAGAAAAGGAATATCACGAAGTCAAACAAATCTAATAATCCTTGGAACGTAATGGTGCTAGGAATGGATACGATGTCTAGAGGTCGCTTTATTAGCAGTATGCCTACAACggcaaaatatttacaaactcaCCATTGGTTAGATTTCAGAGGATTTCAAAAG gTTGGTTACAACACGTTCCCAAATGTAATGGCCTTAATGACTGGAAAAAACACATCGGAGGTGCATAGACTTTGCAAACACGGTATGGACAAATGCAATGACGTAATGCTGTGGAGTCATTTTAAAAAAGCTGGTTATTACACCGCCACAGGAGAGGAATTCTTGAGACTACCAgatacatttacaaaatatcacaACTTCAGAACACCACCTACCGACCATTATATACGCCCATTTTTCCTAGCTGGAGAAACCATGAgtggtaattttatttgtgctAAGAAACAACCATCGGCCAAACATATGCTTGAATACGCGTCTGACTTCGCCAATAGTTACGTAAAAGATAATTTCTTCAGCATGTTTTGGATGAACTCTTTTAGTcacaatttagaaaatattccCTCTCTAATAGATGAAGATATGGAAGAGTTCTTTAAAACCATGAATAGAAGCGGTGTTTTGAATAATACCttcgttttctttttaagcGATCATGGTATTAGATACGGCCGAATGAGGCTCTTGTATGAATCTTATTACGAAGAGCGTCTACCGATGCTATACGTATGGGTGCCATTCACATTTCGGGATACATATACAGAAATGTACAACAACCTGATCAGAAATCAAAACAGATTAATTACCCCATACGACGTATATGTAACTATGTTAAGTATCTTAGAGGTATCTCAAAAGAAATTTCTAGCTAACTCAGAAGCATGCCCAAAATGTTCTAGTATGTTCAATGAATTATCTCCCTATAGAACTTGTAGTGACGTCAATGTAAGCGAAAAATGGTGCAGCTGTCATGACATAATTGAGTCCAAAAAAGATAACCCAATAGTGTTAAGAGCATTGAAAATAGCTATTGACGATATACAGAACAAAGTGAAGACAATTAAAACGAAGCATTGTGCTGAGTGCCAAAATTTGAAACTAAAGAGGTTTGTTAGAGCAcacgaatataaaaaatcggaaaataaaacgatatttattttagcgtTCACACTGACGCCAGGGGAGGTCTCATATGAAGCTGATATTGAATATAGTGATGATCAATTAAGTGTTATAAACTCCACAGAGACAATATCCACATACAACACGAGAGGATACTGTGTAAAAAATCCCACCGATCGTGCCTATTGTGTGTGCAAAAAACTGttacattgttaa
- the LOC119835071 gene encoding uncharacterized protein LOC119835071 codes for MRQLKASLWVVTTGSILITFVIYHLYRTPVVPRSQRPTSAITTEKSSASLEDDADYKPLKHIPLDEVYKNPLENDTDYSLERDEYAKAQMINTAGCKIPLAMVSFEKRERKPKLDVCGQRAVFLNKIDLDRVRVTVNDHILKKNMSYSNYRCCLRFYIKAEGENENIKRNFVYYRYSSCYKCEDGDTFALESDFINVQCFGYDDQNESHMIYEDMYAFAKQKTPPQVKKDCDEKYNILMLGMDSMSLPRFVQTMTDTVLFMKNNFWLNYRGYHKVGDNTFPNLMAALTGLNMTLVSDKCYGQMDGCNDLMIWNTFKESGYITAYGEDHLTLPDTFSKNYTFKFPPTDHYIRPFFQLAEKTKNVDGVPYMCSGKATSGQQLLDYAYDFVTTYKNDSFFGLFWMNSFSHNPMNRPEDADKMFENFFNRLFYTGALSNTFVIFFSDHGLRFGPNRYKVEGYYDDRMPFLFILPPTTFKSKHPEKYKAMAINQFRLMTPYDLYYTMLEVFRMGLCKTSRTLTVPTVFHKHQSIFSVITGNRTCQDARIHDKWCSCHKLFPLDEHDTEGSKAIQFVFASVQNKSLSVVTKPCTTCNSMKLDKVVRIHFYYDNDKVNLYYVIAIKIVPGDVIYEATVLRQESDMEIVGPINILTVYKGLGSCSLRHKDRIFCICKNDC; via the exons atgAGGCAACTCAAAGCAAGTCTTTGGGTAGTAACGACTGGTTCTATATTGATCACATTCGTGATATATCATCTCTATCGCACTCCGGTTGTGCCTCGCTCCCAGCGTCCAACTAGTGCCATCACTACAGAAAAGAGTTCAGCTAGTCTTGAGGACGATGCAGACTACAAACCTTTAAAGCACATACCGCTTGatgaagtatataaaaatccattgGAAAATGACACGGACTACTCCTTGGAAAGAGATGAATACGCCAAAG cCCAAATGATAAATACTGCAGGCTGCAAAATTCCATTAGCCATGGTGTCTTTCGAGAAACGCGAACGAAAACCTAAGCTAGACGTATGTGGACAGCGAgctgtgtttttaaataaaatagatctCGACCGGGTCCGTGTTACAGTCAATGACCATATTCTGAAGAAGAATATGAGCTACAGCAATTATCGCTGCTGCCTACGGTTTTACATAAAAGCTGAAGgagaaaatgaaaacataaaaagaaa TTTTGTCTATTATAGATACTCCAGTTGCTATAAATGTGAAGATGGTGATACGTTTGCTTTGGAAAGCGACTTTATCAATGTACAATGTTTTGGTTATGATGACCAAAATGAATCGCATATGATTTATGAAGACATGTACGCTTTcgcaaaacaaaaaactccACCTCAAGTGAAGAAAGATTGTGACGAGAAATACAATATACTGATGTTGGGGATGGATTCCATGTCCTTACCTAGATTTGTTCAAACTATGACTGATACGGTtctatttatgaaaaacaacTTTTGGTTAAATTACAGGGGATATCATAAG GTGGGAGATAATACATTTCCTAATTTGATGGCAGCTTTGACGGGCTTAAATATGACACTTGTTTCCGATAAATGCTATGGTCAAATGGATGGTTGCAATGATCTTATGATTTGGAACACATTTAAAGAGTCCGGCTACATTACAGCATATGGTGAAGATCATTTGACGCTTCCAGATACATTTAGTAAGAATTACACGTTCAAATTTCCTCCGACCGATCATTACATAAGACCATTCTTCCAATTAGCTGAGAAGACAAAGAATGTCGATGGTGTTCCATACATGTGTTCAGGAAAAGCAACCTCGGGACAACAATTATTGGACTACGCATATGACTTCGTAACAACTTACAAAAATGACTCGTTTTTCGGACTATTCTGGATGAACTCTTTTAGTCACAACCCCATGAATCGACCTGAGGATGcagataaaatgtttgaaaactttttcaaCCGTCTCTTTTATACTGGAGCTTTATCCAACACATTCGTTATATTCTTTAGTGATCATGGATTACGTTTCGGTCCAAATCGTTACAAAGTGGAAGGTTACTATGACGACCGCATGccatttttgttcattttacCACCAACAACATTTAAGTCGAAACATCCAGAAAAGTATAAAGCAATGGCAATCAATCAGTTCCGATTGATGACTCCTTACGACCTATACTACACAATGCTAGAAGTGTTTCGCATGGGTCTATGTAAAACTTCGCGTACTCTGACCGTACCAACGGTATTTCATAAACATCAAAGCATTTTTAGTGTCATAACCGGAAATCGCACTTGTCAAGACGCTCGCATTCACGATAAGTGGTGTAGTTGTCACAAATTGTTTCCTCTCGACGAGCATGATACGGAAGGTTCAAAGGCGATTCAATTTGTATTTGCCAGCGTTCAGAATAAATCTTTGTCGGTTGTTACTAAACCTTGTACCACTTGCAACAGTATGAAGCTTGATAAAGTTGTCCGCATACATTTTTACTATGACAATGATAAGGTAAATCTGTACTATGTTATCGCAATCAAAATAGTTCCGGGCGATGTTATTTACGAAGCGACTGTTTTGCGCCAGGAATCTGATATGGAGATCGTCGgaccaattaatattttaactgtcTACAAAGGTCTCGGTTCTTGTTCTTTGCGCCATAAAGATCGCATTTTCTGTATCTGTAAGAACGATTGTTAG